The Legionella beliardensis genome includes a window with the following:
- a CDS encoding alkyl sulfatase C-terminal domain-containing protein, protein MNQIILKNKILQQAIDTNEIKTEGKKDALNQLLSFIDTFDF, encoded by the coding sequence TTGAATCAAATTATCCTTAAAAATAAGATTTTGCAACAAGCTATAGATACTAATGAGATAAAAACTGAAGGTAAGAAAGATGCATTAAATCAATTATTAAGTTTTATTGATACCTTTGATTTTTGA
- a CDS encoding cold-shock protein, which translates to MSEKSRGTVKWFKEDKGFGFIESNGKDYFVHFSAILSSGFKTLSEGAAVLFKPTQGKKGPQAEEVEVI; encoded by the coding sequence ATGTCAGAAAAGAGTCGTGGCACCGTAAAGTGGTTTAAAGAGGATAAGGGCTTTGGTTTCATTGAAAGCAACGGTAAAGATTACTTTGTTCATTTTAGCGCTATTCTAAGCAGTGGTTTTAAAACCCTTTCAGAAGGTGCTGCTGTGTTATTTAAACCTACACAAGGTAAAAAAGGACCGCAAGCTGAAGAAGTTGAGGTTATTTAA
- a CDS encoding endonuclease: protein MLLIVGAANTQPPKTFTQAKKQLRVLFALQRETLYCRCRFDARLQVNLKSCNMESAAKFKRAERIEAEHTMPAENFGNHFACWREPLCIKKNGKRYKGRKCCEKSDKLFSQAEGELYNLWPAVGLVNQARSNYRYSILENHTLFYSCPITIDKAS from the coding sequence TTGTTATTGATTGTGGGCGCTGCCAATACGCAGCCGCCGAAAACCTTTACGCAAGCTAAGAAACAGCTACGTGTTCTTTTTGCTCTGCAACGTGAAACGTTGTATTGCCGATGTCGCTTTGATGCCCGACTTCAAGTTAACTTAAAGAGTTGTAATATGGAGTCTGCGGCTAAATTTAAACGGGCAGAGCGTATTGAGGCTGAGCACACGATGCCTGCTGAAAATTTTGGTAATCACTTTGCGTGCTGGCGTGAGCCCCTATGCATTAAGAAAAATGGCAAACGTTACAAGGGAAGAAAGTGTTGTGAAAAGAGTGATAAACTGTTTAGTCAAGCGGAAGGTGAGCTTTACAATCTTTGGCCTGCAGTAGGCCTTGTTAATCAAGCACGCTCTAATTATCGTTATAGTATATTAGAAAACCATACTCTTTTTTATAGCTGTCCCATTACGATTGACAAAGCGTCTTGA